A single region of the Salvia miltiorrhiza cultivar Shanhuang (shh) chromosome 8, IMPLAD_Smil_shh, whole genome shotgun sequence genome encodes:
- the LOC131001412 gene encoding PLAT domain-containing protein 3-like gives MRRINMEIKHLSFNLLILFSFIIHTNANASDCIYNIYVETGNIPYAETSSNITIFLRDNTKAELPVVNLRNWGLMGSAHHYFRPGEVDLFAGKGPCLRGPVCSLIIVLDGYDSWYCHSIQIITVGFGKSCSYKHFVVKKWLDVNAGSAVILQDECCYDAISFKTGY, from the exons atgcgaagaataaacatggaaatcAAACATCTCAGCTTCAATCTCCTTATCCTTTTCTCCTTCATCATCCACACAAAT GCAAATGCTTCAGATTGTATTTACAACATATACGTAGAAACCGGCAATATTCCATATGCCGAAACTAGTTCTAACATAACCATCTTTCTGAGGGACAACACCAAAGCCGAACTCCCCGTCGTCAACCTACGGAATTGGGGCTTAATGGGCTCCGCCCACCACTACTTTCGGCCCGGAGAAGTCGACCTCTTCGCCGGAAAAGGCCCGTGTTTACGCGGGCCCGTGTGCAGCCTAATAATCGTGCTAGACGGCTACGATAGTTGGTATTGCCACTCTATCCAAATAATCACCGTAGGGTTTGGAAAATCATGTTCTTACAAACATTTTGTAGTGAAGAAATGGCTCGACGTCAACGCAGGATCGGCGGTCATCCTTCAAGATGAGTGTTGCTATGATGCTATTAGTTTCAAGACTGGATATTAA